One Amycolatopsis sp. NBC_00355 genomic window carries:
- a CDS encoding ABC transporter ATP-binding protein, which translates to MDTGPAFALHGLTKRFGQVTAVADVSVEVARGEVVALLGPNGAGKSTTVDMLLGLTKPDAGEVVVGGGSPREAVDRGLVGAMMQNGALLPDVTVGEIVALVVSTHAKPLPAAEVIARAGLRNLVKRRCGKLSGGERQRVRFALALAGDPQLLVLDEPTAAMDVDGRRSFWASIRGFADTGRTVVFATHYLAEAEDYADRVVLMRHGKVVADGPVAEVRAAVSGRVLKAVVPGAGESDLAALPGVTSVQIRAGRAELACADSDAAIRGLLAAHPLAADIEITALGLEEAFLALTADETEGAPA; encoded by the coding sequence ATGGACACCGGACCGGCGTTCGCGCTCCACGGCCTGACCAAGCGGTTCGGGCAGGTCACGGCCGTCGCCGACGTCTCGGTCGAGGTGGCGCGCGGGGAGGTCGTCGCGCTGCTCGGGCCGAACGGCGCGGGCAAGTCGACCACCGTCGACATGCTGCTGGGGCTGACCAAGCCGGACGCGGGGGAGGTCGTCGTCGGGGGCGGGAGCCCGCGCGAGGCCGTCGACCGGGGGCTGGTCGGCGCGATGATGCAGAACGGCGCGCTGCTGCCGGACGTCACCGTCGGCGAGATCGTCGCCCTGGTCGTCTCGACGCACGCCAAGCCGCTGCCGGCGGCCGAGGTGATCGCCCGGGCCGGCCTCCGGAACCTCGTGAAACGCCGCTGCGGCAAGCTTTCCGGCGGCGAACGGCAGCGCGTGCGGTTCGCGCTCGCCCTGGCCGGCGACCCGCAGTTGCTCGTGCTCGACGAGCCCACCGCCGCGATGGACGTCGACGGGCGGCGGTCCTTCTGGGCGTCCATCCGCGGGTTCGCCGACACCGGCCGGACCGTGGTGTTCGCGACGCACTACCTCGCCGAGGCCGAGGACTACGCCGACCGCGTCGTGCTGATGCGCCACGGCAAGGTCGTCGCCGACGGTCCGGTCGCCGAGGTCCGGGCCGCGGTGTCCGGGCGCGTGCTGAAGGCCGTCGTGCCCGGCGCCGGCGAGAGCGACCTGGCCGCGCTCCCGGGCGTCACGAGCGTGCAGATCCGCGCCGGCCGCGCCGAGCTGGCCTGCGCCGACTCCGACGCCGCCATCCGCGGTCTGCTCGCCGCGCACCCGCTCGCCGCCGACATCGAAATCACCGCGCTCGGCCTGGAAGAGGCGTTCCTCGCCCTGACCGCCGACGAGACCGAAGGAGCGCCTGCGTGA
- a CDS encoding ABC transporter permease: MNTTYLSLEIKRIVRSPQFTIFTIGMPVAMFLLFGSIFGKLVAPNGLPADVQTMINLAAYGASGGALFTGTRVAQERTDGWQRQLRLTPMRGPGYLVVKVISAMAVALPVLVVVFAAGLAMGVQMSAAQWGLVLVSLWLGTLPFAVLGLAIGLFGKGDTVGAVTGALMMPLGMLGGLWIPLYVLPDWMATLAHFFPTFWLGRVGLEPLAHAGGMGLAVLVLAGWLIVPALVVVRRFRLDTARL; encoded by the coding sequence GTGAACACGACGTACCTGAGCCTGGAGATCAAGCGGATCGTCCGCAGCCCGCAGTTCACCATCTTCACCATCGGCATGCCGGTGGCCATGTTCCTGCTGTTCGGCTCGATCTTCGGCAAGCTCGTCGCGCCGAACGGCCTCCCGGCGGACGTCCAGACCATGATCAACCTCGCCGCGTACGGCGCGAGCGGCGGCGCGCTGTTCACCGGCACGAGAGTGGCGCAGGAACGCACCGACGGCTGGCAGCGGCAACTGCGCCTGACGCCGATGCGCGGCCCCGGCTACCTGGTCGTCAAGGTCATCTCGGCCATGGCCGTCGCCCTGCCGGTGCTCGTGGTGGTGTTCGCCGCGGGCCTGGCGATGGGGGTGCAGATGAGCGCCGCGCAGTGGGGCCTGGTCCTGGTGTCACTGTGGCTCGGCACGCTCCCGTTCGCCGTGCTCGGCCTGGCCATCGGCCTGTTCGGCAAGGGTGACACTGTCGGCGCGGTCACCGGCGCGCTGATGATGCCGCTGGGCATGCTCGGCGGCCTGTGGATCCCGCTCTACGTCCTGCCGGACTGGATGGCCACGCTCGCCCACTTCTTCCCGACGTTCTGGCTCGGCCGGGTCGGCCTGGAACCGCTCGCCCACGCCGGCGGGATGGGCCTGGCGGTGCTGGTGCTGGCGGGCTGGCTGATCGTCCCGGCGCTCGTGGTGGTGCGCCGGTTCCGGCTGGACACGGCGCGGCTGTGA
- a CDS encoding transcriptional regulator, with translation MSDPLPQLDPVIHAQARLRVTVALAGLRADDQITFPRLQQLLDMTAGNLSTHLRKLEDAEYVEITKAYEHRTPVTLVRLTAAGRAAFESYTKALHLLLDATGGD, from the coding sequence ATGAGCGATCCGCTGCCACAGCTCGACCCCGTCATCCACGCCCAGGCGCGGCTGCGGGTCACGGTCGCGCTCGCCGGGCTGCGCGCCGACGACCAGATCACCTTCCCGCGGCTGCAGCAGCTGCTCGACATGACGGCCGGCAACCTCTCGACGCACCTGCGCAAGCTCGAAGACGCCGAGTACGTCGAGATCACGAAGGCCTACGAGCACCGCACGCCGGTCACCCTGGTCCGGCTGACCGCCGCCGGGCGCGCCGCGTTCGAGAGTTACACCAAGGCGCTGCACCTGCTGCTGGACGCCACCGGCGGGGATTGA